In a single window of the Flavobacterium sp. W4I14 genome:
- a CDS encoding 2,3,4,5-tetrahydropyridine-2-carboxylate N-succinyltransferase (product_source=KO:K00674; cath_funfam=1.10.166.10,2.160.10.10; cog=COG2171; ko=KO:K00674; pfam=PF14602,PF14805; superfamily=51161; tigrfam=TIGR00965) has protein sequence MYSDLKKLIEAAWEDRTLLKYSNYCEAIEAVIMGLDKGEIRVAEPVLNSWGINEWVKKAVILYFPIREMKEIKSGPFVYHDKMDLKTDYKATGVRVVPMASARYGAFLAKGVIMMPSYVNIGAYVDEGTMVDTWATVGSCAQIGKRVHLSGGVGIGGVLEPVQAAPVIIEDDAFLGSRAIVVEGVKVEREAVLGANVVLTASTKIIDVTGPTPVEYKGIVPARSVVIPGSYTKKFPAGEFQVPCALIIGKRKESTDKKTSLNDALRENNVAV, from the coding sequence ATGTATTCAGATTTAAAGAAATTAATTGAAGCCGCTTGGGAGGATAGAACCCTTTTAAAATACAGTAACTATTGCGAAGCCATTGAAGCCGTTATTATGGGCCTTGATAAGGGTGAAATACGCGTTGCTGAGCCAGTTTTAAACTCTTGGGGCATTAATGAATGGGTAAAGAAAGCCGTAATTTTATATTTCCCGATCCGCGAGATGAAAGAAATTAAAAGTGGTCCTTTCGTTTACCACGATAAAATGGATTTAAAAACCGATTATAAAGCAACTGGTGTACGTGTTGTGCCTATGGCAAGTGCGCGTTATGGTGCGTTTTTAGCAAAAGGTGTAATCATGATGCCATCGTACGTAAACATTGGCGCTTATGTTGATGAGGGTACTATGGTTGATACCTGGGCTACTGTTGGTTCTTGTGCACAAATTGGTAAACGCGTTCACTTAAGTGGTGGCGTGGGTATTGGTGGCGTTTTAGAGCCTGTACAAGCTGCTCCGGTTATTATCGAAGATGATGCATTTCTAGGCTCTAGGGCAATTGTGGTAGAAGGTGTTAAAGTAGAAAGAGAAGCTGTTTTAGGTGCTAATGTGGTATTAACTGCATCAACTAAAATTATTGATGTTACCGGCCCTACGCCAGTAGAATATAAAGGAATTGTTCCTGCACGTTCGGTAGTAATACCAGGAAGCTATACCAAAAAATTCCCTGCAGGCGAATTCCAGGTACCTTGTGCTTTAATTATTGGTAAACGTAAAGAAAGTACAGATAAGAAAACTTCACTTAACGATGCGTTGAGAGAAAATAATGTAGCGGTTTAA
- a CDS encoding glycosyltransferase involved in cell wall biosynthesis (product_source=COG0438; cath_funfam=3.40.50.2000; cog=COG0438; pfam=PF00534,PF13439; superfamily=53756) yields the protein MKAESETQKAESNELEQSSFSLSALSFSLKIGYDGKRAANNLTGLGNYSRSLIEHLAHQFPQHHYLVYAPKVKSAKQIDAFLANENIELKLPKNGPFLWRSLNILKDLNQDDCQIYHGLSHEIPLAIQHTRIKSIVTIHDLIFLRFPQYYKFIDRKLYEWKSKSACKRANKIIAISEKTKEDIIDLYGISSEKIEVIYQSCDGSFKTPFAKETLSRIKATYKLPEKYILNVGTIEERKNLKLAVQALKEVNEAYKLVVIGKQTAYFKTVEKEIEKLGLKNRILFLKNIPFADLPGIYQMATVFVYPSFYEGFGIPIIEALYSGVPVVAATGSCLEEAGGPDSLYISPDDANGLAKAINQILERPQLQKEMKEKGLEFVQKFNSPVVTQQLMDCYLDILT from the coding sequence GTGAAAGCTGAAAGCGAAACTCAAAAAGCCGAAAGTAACGAACTTGAGCAATCAAGCTTTAGTCTTTCGGCTTTAAGCTTTTCACTCAAAATAGGATACGATGGCAAGCGTGCTGCCAATAACTTAACAGGATTAGGTAATTACAGCCGGTCTTTAATTGAGCATTTGGCACATCAGTTTCCTCAACACCATTATTTGGTGTACGCTCCAAAAGTAAAATCAGCTAAACAGATTGATGCTTTTCTCGCAAATGAAAACATCGAACTGAAACTTCCAAAAAACGGGCCTTTTTTATGGCGAAGTTTAAATATTCTTAAAGATTTAAATCAAGATGATTGCCAGATTTATCATGGGCTCAGTCATGAAATTCCATTAGCCATACAACATACACGGATTAAATCGATCGTTACCATTCATGATTTAATTTTTCTGCGCTTCCCTCAGTATTATAAATTTATCGACCGGAAACTATACGAGTGGAAAAGCAAATCTGCTTGTAAACGGGCCAATAAAATTATCGCTATCAGCGAAAAAACAAAGGAAGACATTATTGATTTATATGGGATCAGTTCTGAAAAAATTGAGGTAATTTACCAAAGCTGTGATGGCAGTTTTAAAACACCCTTTGCTAAAGAAACCTTAAGCCGCATTAAGGCAACTTATAAGCTGCCTGAAAAATACATCCTAAACGTTGGTACCATTGAAGAGCGTAAGAATCTTAAATTGGCTGTTCAGGCTTTAAAAGAGGTTAATGAGGCGTATAAACTCGTGGTAATAGGCAAACAAACGGCTTATTTTAAAACGGTAGAGAAAGAAATAGAAAAACTCGGTCTTAAAAACAGAATTCTATTCTTAAAAAATATCCCTTTTGCCGATCTGCCTGGCATCTATCAAATGGCAACTGTTTTTGTTTATCCTTCCTTTTACGAAGGTTTTGGCATTCCAATTATCGAAGCCCTCTATTCTGGAGTTCCTGTTGTTGCAGCAACTGGGTCTTGCCTGGAAGAAGCTGGCGGACCAGATAGCTTATACATTTCACCTGATGATGCTAACGGACTTGCAAAAGCCATTAATCAAATTCTTGAAAGACCTCAGCTCCAGAAAGAAATGAAAGAAAAAGGGCTGGAATTTGTTCAAAAATTCAACAGCCCTGTAGTTACTCAGCAATTAATGGATTGCTATTTAGATATTTTAACGTAA
- a CDS encoding hypothetical protein (product_source=Hypo-rule applied; cleavage_site_network=SignalP-noTM; pfam=PF13590; superfamily=53098; transmembrane_helix_parts=Inside_1_6,TMhelix_7_26,Outside_27_185), translating to MRTAQKLLMLFTVVLALAGCTTLRTASDYDKNVDLSGYKTYNFYDKGIARVKLNNLDKRRLIAAVESEMNAKGFTKSDRPDLLVNLVVVAREKTDVYGPGYYGGWGWGWRGGWGNPFWGGGGTYVNQYIEGTIIIDFLDPAKKILFWHGQGSGFNLDSFNKREQRLYTGVKEILAQYPPTVTAAK from the coding sequence ATGAGAACAGCACAAAAATTATTAATGCTTTTTACAGTAGTATTGGCATTAGCAGGATGTACAACACTCCGCACCGCATCAGATTATGATAAAAATGTTGATTTAAGCGGTTACAAAACTTACAATTTTTACGATAAAGGTATAGCAAGGGTTAAGCTTAACAATCTGGATAAACGCAGATTAATAGCCGCGGTTGAATCTGAAATGAATGCCAAAGGATTTACGAAATCAGACCGACCTGATTTATTGGTAAATCTGGTAGTGGTTGCCCGGGAAAAAACCGATGTTTATGGCCCAGGTTATTATGGTGGCTGGGGATGGGGCTGGCGTGGCGGCTGGGGAAACCCTTTCTGGGGCGGTGGCGGAACCTACGTAAACCAATATATTGAAGGTACAATCATTATCGATTTCTTGGATCCTGCTAAAAAGATTTTATTCTGGCACGGACAGGGATCTGGTTTTAACTTAGATAGTTTTAATAAAAGAGAACAACGTTTATATACTGGCGTAAAAGAAATATTGGCGCAATATCCACCAACTGTTACTGCTGCTAAATAA